A single genomic interval of Lathyrus oleraceus cultivar Zhongwan6 chromosome 7, CAAS_Psat_ZW6_1.0, whole genome shotgun sequence harbors:
- the LOC127103089 gene encoding uncharacterized protein LOC127103089: protein MLVKDCETPSPDEGPEPGSCWKTMFDGSSNCMGHGVEVVLMNPNGGYTPFTSRLCFECTNNIAEYESCILGIEAAIDTRIKILKVYGDLALVIYQVKGEWETRDEKLIPYRAHIMELIKYFDEITFHHVPRAENQIADALAMLAFMFQVRFLNEAPLIKIERKTAPAYCLLVEEEIDEKPWFYDIMNYLQNQEYPVNATTLDKKTLRRLASKFFLSNEVLYKKKL from the coding sequence ATGTTGGTGAAAGATTGTGAAACTCCAAGCCCAGATGAAGGTCCCGAGCCAGGTTCCTGTTGGAAGACGATgtttgatggttcctccaattgcATGGGGCATGGTGTGGAAGTTGTGTTGATGAATCCCAATGGTGGGTATACTCCTTTCACATCAAGATTGTGTTTTGAATGTACCAACAATATTGCAGAGTATGAATCATGTATCTTAGGTATTGAAGCTGCAATTGACACCCGAATCAAGATCCTTAAAGTATATGGAGACTTAGCCTTGGTTATCTACCaagtcaaaggagaatgggaaactcgtGATGAGAAGTTAATCCCATATCGTGCCCACATTATGGAATTGATAAAGTACTTTGATGAAATCACCTTCCATCATGTTCCGAGAGCAGAAAATCAGatagcagatgctttggctatgttAGCCTTTATGTTCCAAGTCAGATTTCTCAATGAGGCACCACTCATCAAAATTGAGAGGAAAACTGCACCAGCCTATTGCCTATTGGTTGAAGAAGAAATTGACGAGAAACCGTGGTTCTATGATATCATGAACTACTTACAAAATCAAGAATACCCAGTAAATGCAACAACCCtagataagaagactttaaggagGTTGGCATCCAAATTCTTCCTTAGCAACGAGGTGCTATATAAAAAGAAACTATaa